In one window of Syngnathus scovelli strain Florida chromosome 20, RoL_Ssco_1.2, whole genome shotgun sequence DNA:
- the slc35f6 gene encoding solute carrier family 35 member F6 — translation MGWTKYQLFLAGLMLITGSINTLSAKWADTFRAPGCHGTPEHAFSHPFVQAVGMFLGEFCCLGVFYILLCHDRHRPEPSMNTGQSFNPLLFFPPAMCDMLATSTMYVALNMTSASSFQMLRGAVIIFTGLLSVAFLRRRLLISQWIGILITILGLVIVGLADFVSRHHDDTHKLSDVITGDLLIIMAQVIVAVQMVLEEKFVYKHDVHPLRAVGTEGFFGFFVLSLLLIPMYFIHVGQFSDPPRQVLEDALDAFCQIGFRPLILLALLGNTVSIAFFNFAGISVTKEISATTRMVLDSLRTLVIWVVSLALGWEQFHGLQVLGFLVLLLGTALYNGLHRPLLARIPCCAGLVATEEENEAGERERLLGDGRVQTPDDN, via the exons ATGGGGTGGACCAAATATCAACTGTTCCTTGCGGGACTCATGCTGATAACTGGCTCTATTAACACGTTGTCGGCAAA ATGGGCAGACACGTTCAGGGCACCGGGTTGCCATGGTACCCCTGAACATGCATTCTCCCACCCCTTTGTACAG GCAGTGGGTATGTTTCTGGGAGAGTTCTGCTGCTTGGGGGTCTTCTACATCCTACTTTGCCACGACCGACACAGGCCCGAGCCCAGCATGAACACGGGCCAGAGTTTCAACCCTCTTCTCTTCTTCCCCCCCGCCATGTGTGACATGTTGGCCACCTCAACCATGTATGTTG CTCTCAACATGACCAGCGCTTCTAGCTTCCAGATGTTGCGAGGAGCCGTCATCATCTTCACCGGTTTACTTTCGGTGGCGTTTCTCAGGCGCCGGCTGCTAATCAGTCAGTGGATCGGAATCCTCATCACCATCTTGGGCCTGGTGATCGTGGGCCTGGCCGATTTTGTCAGCAGACACCATGACGACACCCACAAACTCAGTGATGTCATCACCG GCGACCTTCTGATCATCATGGCTCAGGTCATCGTCGCTGTCCAGATGGTCCTGGAGGAAAAGTTTGTTTACAAACATGACGTCCATCCTCTGCGTGCAGTTGGAACTGAAG GTTTCTTTGGCTTCTTTGTTCTGTCACTGCTGCTCATCCCCATGTATTTCATCCATGTGGGCCAATTCAGCGACCCCCCCCGACAAGTTCTGGAGGACGCACTGGACGCCTTCTGCCAAATCGGATTCCGTCCTCTTATCTTGTTGGCCCTGCTGGGCAACACGGTGAGCATCGCTTTCTTCAACTTTGCCGGCATCAGCGTCACCAAGGAGATCAGCGCCACCACTCGCATGGTGCTGGACAGCCTGCGCACGCTGGTCATTTGGGTGGTCAGCCTGGCGCTGGGTTGGGAGCAGTTCCATGGGCTGCAGGTGCTGGGATTTTTGGTTCTACTGCTGGGAACGGCACTTTACAACGGACTGCATCGCCCCCTACTGGCCAGAATACCGTGCTGCGCCGGACTGGTGGCCACGGAGGAGGAGAACGAAGCGGGAGAAAGGGAGAGACTACTCGGTGACGGCAGAGTGCAGACGCCTGACGACAACTAA